A single Anopheles arabiensis isolate DONGOLA chromosome 2, AaraD3, whole genome shotgun sequence DNA region contains:
- the LOC120907222 gene encoding cardioacceleratory peptide receptor-like encodes MGESTVGGNEQDRETVLTAGRNGAVASFPQETNIEDIGPQWLTLNGSELDTEYKQHLGLLEQLENVGNMSNGTSGATEDLEQQINSFYFYETEQFAVLWILFVVIVLGNTAVLVTLFLNKNRKSRMNFFIKQLAIADLSVGLLSVLTDIVQRITISWLAGNVACKLIRFVQVWVTYASTYVLVALSIDRYDAITHPMNFSGCWKRARRLVAAAWGFSAVFSSPMFYLYEERTIQNQLQCWIDLGDPFRWQVYMCWVAASLFVIPAFIISACYVIIIRTIWSKGSMLGPTGPGPNGGGKHRPLRNGGCAELASRRASSRGIIPRAKVKTVKMTIVIVIVFVLCWSPYIVFDLLQVFEQIPKTQTNIAIATFIQSLAPLNSAANPLIYCLFSTHFVRTLKRLPPFRWLLSSPLCCASEEDRADRGRCGTISNGTRNLRNQHSSSSSMRTLTTSLTVSTRRSTATISTRGTNGAAAGRLLV; translated from the exons ATGGGCGAATCGACGGTTGGCGGCAATGAGCAGGACAGGGAAACGGTGCTAACGGCCGGACGAAACGGGGCGGTCGCAAGCTTCCCACAAGAAACCAATATCGAAGACATTGGCCCACAGTGGTTGACGCTGAACGGAAGCGAACTGGACACGGAGTACAAGCAA CACCTTGGACTGCTCGAGCAGCTCGAGAACGTTGGCAACATGTCGAACGGTACGTCCGGAGCGACGGAAGATCTGGAGCAACAAATCAACAGCTTTTACTTCTATGAG ACTGAACAATTTGCAGTATTATGGATATTATTTGTAGTGATCGTGCTCGGCAATACTGCCGTCCTGGTGACGCTGTTTCTCAACAAAAATCGTAAATCGAGAATGAACTTTTTCATCAAACAGCTTGCAATTGCAG ACCTTAGCGTCGGTTTGCTGAGCGTCCTGACGGACATCGTGCAGCGGATAACGATCTCCTGGTTGGCGGGGAATGTCGCCTGCAAGCTGATCCGCTTCGTCCAGGTGTGGGTAACGTACGCGTCCACGTACGTGCTGGTCGCCCTCAGCATTGACCGGTACGACGCCATCACGCACCCGATGAACTTTTCCGGCTGCT GGAAACGTGCCCGTCGCCTGGTGGCCGCCGCCTGGGGCTTCAGTGCTGTCTTTTCATCGCCCATGTTCTACCTGTACGAGGAGCGCACCATACAGA ATCAGCTGCAGTGCTGGATCGATCTCGGCGACCCGTTCCGGTGGCAGGTGTACATGTGCTGGGTCGCGGCCTCACTGTTCGTCATACCGGCGTTCATCATTTCGGCGTGCTACGTCATCATCATACGGACGATCTGGAGCAAGGGCTCGATGCTAGGCCCGACCGGTCCGGGCCCGAACGGCGGCGGCAAAC ATCGACCGTTGCGCAACGGGGGCTGTGCCGAGCTGGCAAGCCGACGGGCCAGCTCGCGCGGCATCATACCCCGCGCCAAGGTGAAGACGGTCAAGATgacgatcgtgatcgtgatcgtgttcGTGCTCTGCTGGTCACCGTACATCGTGTTCGATCTGCTGCAGGTGTTCGAGCAAATCCCGAAAACGCAAACCAACATCGCGATCGCCACCTTCATCCAAAGTCTGGCCCCGCTCAACTCGGCCGCCAACCCGCTCATCTACTGTCTCTTTTCCACGCACTTTGTGCGCACACTGAA AAGACTTCCACCATTCCGATGGCTACTGTCGTCACCGCTGTGCTGCGCCAGCGAGGAGGACCGCGCGGATCGGGGCCGCTGCGGTACGATCTCGAACGGGACGCGCAACCTGCGCAaccagcacagcagcagcagctcgatgcGAACGCTCACCACCTCGCTGACCGTGTCGACGCGCCGCTCGACCGCAACGATTTCGACGCGCGGCACCAACGGTGCGGCCGCAGGGCGGCTGCTCGTGTAG